TTCTGCCAGGCAATCCATCCGAAGATCCGCAGCGCACTGCTGCTGCAGACCGGTGATGCGGCCCTCGCCGACGACCTGTCCCAGGAGACGCTGTGTCGGGTCATCGAGCGCTGGGACAGCGTCATGATGATGGAGAGTCCCGAGGGGTGGGCGTTCACCGTGGCCTTCAATCTGTCGCGGTCGTGGTGGCGGAGGGTGGCCTCGCGGCGACGTGCCGTGGATCGGATCACCCGGGACTCGCGCGAGGTCGACGAACCTGACCCCAGCGTCGTCCCCTGGGTCCGCGACGCAATCGCCGCACTGCCACCCCGGCAACGCGAGGTCATCGTGCTCCGCTACTACGCGGATCTCGACGTGGCCGAGACCGCCGAGGCCATGGGCTGCGCCCCCGGGACGGTCAAGTCGCTGTCCAGCAAGGCGCGAACAGCCCTGTCAGCGGCGCTCGCCGTCGAGGACGACCCGCAGCCGTCCCGCGTTCGGGGCCGGGGCTTGACGAGTGGTGGCACAGTGGATGGCGTCGGGACCACCGGGCCCGGAGGACTGCGATGACCAGCGACAGCGAACTGCACGACCTGCTCGTCCGAGCCGTCGACGAGGCGCCACCACTCGACGCCGAGCGTCTGAGCAAGAGGCTGGGACAGCGCCGTCGCCGTCGTCAGGTCGGTCGGGCGGTCGGGGCGATCGGCAGCGTGGTCGTGCTGGTCGCTGCCGTGGCAACGCTCCTGCCGTGGCTGGACCGGGACGACGTCCAGTTGGCCGGCCCGGTCGCCGTCGCTGCCTTCGAGGGTGTGCAGGGCGAGGGTGTCCCCACGCTGCTGCCGGAGGCGGCCGTGGTCTGTCCCCCAGCGGAGCACGCACTCGGGGCCGCGGAAGCGGTCACCGTGGCGGCCGAGGACCCGGCCGTGACGACCACGTGGTTCTGCGCACCCGCGCTCGACGTCGTGTTGCTGGCCGGTCCCCATGCCTCGCTTCCCGAGACCGGGGATGTCGTGGCTGTGGCTCGACGGGACGGCTTCGTCCAGCAGGAGTCCGGGACCATCAGCCTGACCGTGTCCGACGACAACTCCCTGGAGGATGTCCACTATCGCGTCGTGGCCAGCGATCCGGTCGCGATCCAGACCCTGGTGTCGATCATGGAGTCCATCCCGGCCATCGAGCAGGCGCCGTTCAACGAGGCCGACTGAGCGCCTCGGCCGACGAACCCGGGGTCAGCTGACGATCACGACGGGCCGGGTTGAGGCTGACAGGATGTGGTCGACGTGGTGCCCGAAGTGCGCGCGGCCGCTGATGGGTCGTAGCGGCGGTGCCAGCACGATCACATCGACCTCCAGTCGGGTGGCGGTCTCGAGGACTCCCAGTTCCGGTCGGGTGGCGGACACCACGTGGGTGCGGATGGGCACCCCCGCCGCGTGTGCTTCCTCGGCGATGCTGTGGAGGAGTCGCTCGCCGATCACGAGGGCATCCTCAGCCGGCAGCCCGCCTCGATCGGCCTCGGTGATGACGTGGAGCACCTCGACCATGCCGTCCGACGCCCGCGCGAGGGCCATGGCGACCTCGAGGGCATTCGACTCGTGCTCGGTTCCGGCCACCGACAGCAGGACCCGGCGAGGCTCGACGTCGGACACGTCCTCGACCGTGCTCGGGTGGCTGACCACGAGGACCGGCCCGGGCGCGCCCTGAACCAACCGGTCCACCAGGCCACCGAAGAGCGGACGGTCCGGTCGTGGGACCGTCGGCTCCCCACTCGCGCCCATGACCAGCAGGCCGTAGCCGCGGCGGGCTTCCTCCAGGATCTGCGCTCCGACATCGTCCTGTGCTGGACGGATCAGGCGCCGTCGTTCCGACCGTGGCAGTGAGCGGAGCCCGGCTTCGACGGCGCTGACGGCACGCTCGGCGGGCGCGTCGGCCAGCGTCGCGGCGCCGCCCGTCGGCCGCGGTCGTGGCTCCATCGCAGCAGTCGCCGGGGCGGTGAGGATCATCGTGGTCACCTCGACATCGGAGCGACCGTCCAGCATCAGGCCCAGCAACCGACCGGCCAGCTGAGAGTTGCGCCCGCCACGCGTCGGCAGCAGGACCCGTGAGAGGGAGCCGAGGAAGCTGCTGGCCTGCCTCGCCTCCGCGTCCAGCCTGGCCTGCTCCTCAGCGCCGTAGGGGACCCGCCGGAGCGTGACGCGGAGTATCGGTGGCGCCATCAGAGACGTGGTGATGGCCACCAGCAGGATGATGGTGAAGATCTCGATGGTCAGGATCCCGAGGCTGAGACCGATCGTCGCGACGATGATCTCGATGGCGCCTCGTGCGTTCATGCCCGCACCGAGGGACAACGCCTCCCAGCGGCCCAGCCCACTGATCCGTGCACCCAGCGCGGCGCCCACGAACTTGCCGGCGATCGCGACCGACAGGACCAGCATGCCGACGGCGAAGACCCCCGGATCCGCCAGGGCTGCGAGGTCGACCCGAAGACCGGAAGCGGCGAAGAAGATCGGAGCGAAGACACCCACTGTGATGGCTTCGAGGGTGGCACGGGTCCGGTGGTCGAGCCGCCGTGACTGACCGGCCGTGATGCCGA
The sequence above is a segment of the Euzebya tangerina genome. Coding sequences within it:
- a CDS encoding RNA polymerase sigma factor; this translates as MDTRAWEDNVALSAFCQAIHPKIRSALLLQTGDAALADDLSQETLCRVIERWDSVMMMESPEGWAFTVAFNLSRSWWRRVASRRRAVDRITRDSREVDEPDPSVVPWVRDAIAALPPRQREVIVLRYYADLDVAETAEAMGCAPGTVKSLSSKARTALSAALAVEDDPQPSRVRGRGLTSGGTVDGVGTTGPGGLR
- a CDS encoding cation:proton antiporter — translated: MVIEPLGEHEVVLLLLQLGLLLLVARGLGVLATRLGLPSVVGELLAGVVLGPSLFGAIAPGAFAEVFPQDAAQVHLLEVVSLLGVVLLLIVTGLETDLQLIARKGRKAAAISLCGIVVPFAAGFALGQLLPAAYLVDGSERLVFSLFLGTAMGISAIPVIAKVLMEMGVIRRDIGQITLAAGMIDDTIGWILLSIVAGLARSGVVDVPSVVQSLLSVVLVVGLAFTAGRRAVAVAFREVDNRVGGEAAKLTLLLILALLYGSLTHFLGIEAVLGAFLVGITAGQSRRLDHRTRATLEAITVGVFAPIFFAASGLRVDLAALADPGVFAVGMLVLSVAIAGKFVGAALGARISGLGRWEALSLGAGMNARGAIEIIVATIGLSLGILTIEIFTIILLVAITTSLMAPPILRVTLRRVPYGAEEQARLDAEARQASSFLGSLSRVLLPTRGGRNSQLAGRLLGLMLDGRSDVEVTTMILTAPATAAMEPRPRPTGGAATLADAPAERAVSAVEAGLRSLPRSERRRLIRPAQDDVGAQILEEARRGYGLLVMGASGEPTVPRPDRPLFGGLVDRLVQGAPGPVLVVSHPSTVEDVSDVEPRRVLLSVAGTEHESNALEVAMALARASDGMVEVLHVITEADRGGLPAEDALVIGERLLHSIAEEAHAAGVPIRTHVVSATRPELGVLETATRLEVDVIVLAPPLRPISGRAHFGHHVDHILSASTRPVVIVS